Below is a window of Haloterrigena alkaliphila DNA.
AGAGAGCGAGGCCCTGGACGTCATCCTCTCCGAAGCGGTCGACGAGCACGGCCTCGAGTCGGTCTACGAGATCGATACGACCGAGCGCGAGCCGGCCGACGTCGCGGACGCCCTCGAGGCGGTCGTGACCGGCGAGCGCGAACCGAGCGCCGGCGACGTGGACTTCGTGGGGTACCTGACATGACGCTGGACAAACTCAGACCGTACGTCTCGGGCTTCCTCGACCCGTTCGTCAAAGGATTCGACCGCGTCGGGATGACGCCCGACGGCGTGAGCGTGCTGGCCTTCGGCATGGCCGTTCTCGCGGCGGCCGCGTTCGCGCTGGGCGGTCGCGCGGATCCGATCTGGTACGTCGCAGCCGCGACGCTGGTCTTCCTCAACGGCTGGCTCGACATCATCGACGGCGCCTTGGCCCGCGAACAACAGGTCGCCTCCGCGGGGGGCGACCTCCTCGATCACGTTCTCGACCGCTACGCCGACATCGTCGTCATCGCCGGCTTGGCCGCGGGCATCGGGGACTACCTGCTGGGCTTCGCCGCCGTGACTGGCGTCGTGATGACCTCCTACCTCGGGACGCAGGCCCAGGCGGTCGGCCTCGACCGCGTCTACGGCGGGTTGGTCGGCCGCGCCGACAGGCTGGCGATCATCGGTATCGTCGGCTTCCTCGCCTACCCGCTGGCGGAGGCGAGTCCCGGCGGATTCACGGTGATCGGCTGGCTGCTGATCTTCCTCGCGGTCGTCGGTCACGTGACCGCGCTCCAGCGGTTCTTCCACTCCTGGTCGGCGCTGGACTGACCGGCCGCCCGTCGGTCGTTCGGTACCGGCCGACTGGCCTTCGTTCGGTAGTACGCCGCATGGTTTATCACTCGCCGCGATATAGACACCTGCATGGTCCAGTGCGAGATGTGTGGCGCCGAGACGTCGTCTCCGAAGACAATCAAGGTCGAGGGCGCGAAACTCGACGTGTGTTCGAACTGTACCGATTTCGGTACCGAGGTAAAGCAACCCTCGAGCTCGAGCACCTCGACGAAGTACTCGACCGGGTCGGGATCGTCGTCCAGTTCTGGCGGGAATTCGAGCGGATCGGCCTCGAGTTCGTCCTCGAGCTCCGGCGGCTCGAGTTCCCGGCAGCGGTCGGATATGTTCGACGACATGGACGAACTCGCGACCGACTACGACGATCTGGTCCGCAACGCCCGCGAGGAGAAGGGGCTGAGCCAGTCGGATCTGGCCAACGAACTCAACGAGAAGGCGAGCCTGATCCGGAAGATCGAACGCGGCGACACGCTTCCCAGCGACCGCGTCCAGTCGAAGCTCGAGAACTTCCTCGAGGTCGATCTGAACGCCGAAGGGGGATCCAGCGAGAACTCGGAGTGGTCCGGCGGCTCCTCGTCGGGCAGTTACACGCTCGGTGACGTGGTCAAACGGAAGGACTGACGCGGTAGCGAGGCGTTCGTCGTCGCAGTCGGCGGTCGGCGATCGCGACGGGCTCCCGATTCGTGCGTCGGCGACTCGCAAACTATTTCTTTCGCGCGGAAGGCTGTGCTCGTATGTTCGTCCTCGTTAACCTGAAGACCTACCCCTGCGATCCGGTCGCGGTCGCCGAAGCCGTCCGCGACGTCGACGAGTCGACCGACGCCCGCCTCGCGGTGGCCCCGCAGGCGGCCCACATCGAACGCGTGGCCGAGACGGGCGCCGAGACGTGGGCCCAGCACGTCGATCCGATCGAGCACGGCAGCAACACCGGCCACACGCTGGCCGAGTCGGTCGTCGATGCGGGGGCGGTCGGGACGCTGATCAACCACTCCGAGCAGCGACTCAAACTGGCCGATATCGACGGCTCGGTCCGCGCCGCCGAGCGCGCGGACCTCGAGACCGTCGTCTGCGCCAACAACGCAGAACAGATCGGCGCCGCGGCGGCGCTCGGTCCCGACGCGGTCGCCGTCGAACCGCCGGAACTGATCGGGACCGGAACGCCGGTCAGCCAGGCCGATCCCGATATCGTCGAGGACGCCGTCGAGGCGGCCGCGAACGTCGATAGCGAGGTGTCGGTCCTCTGTGGTGCCGGCATCAGCACCGGCGACGACGTCGTCGCGGCCGGCGACCTCGGCGTCGAAGGCGTCCTGCTGGCCAGCGGCGTCGCGAAGGCCGACGATCCGCAGGCGGCGCTCGAGGACCTCGTCGAACCGCTCTGAACCGGCCGCGATCGATTCGCGACTGGTCGAACCGAACCGCGTCACCTGAACCGCGCAAACCGGACCGCACCAACGGAACCGCGTCCGACGACTTTTCTCCGTGCTCGCGGTACCCCATTGCATGACCGACGCGCATCCCGTCGACGTCGCACTCGAGAACCGGCTGATGGGCCGGGGGATCTACGTGACCGACTGCGAGTATCGCCCGCCCGACGGCGATGTGGGCGACGCCGATTCGTCGGAGGGCGACGTGGACGACACCGATCCGTCCGCCGGCCACACGGACGATACTGATCTGTCCGACGACAGCCTCGTCACGCCGCCGGACGGGACCGGACTCGTGCTCGAGTACGAGACCGTCTCCGAAACGGCCGGGGTGGAGAGCGGCGAGGTCGGTACCGTCGTCCGGACGGTACTCGACGTCGCCGCCGAACGCGAGTGGTCGCCGGGGCGTCTCGAGGCGACGTCGCTGACGACCGACGGGGACGTCCGGGGGCACTGGCACGTCGAGCGGGACTGGT
It encodes the following:
- a CDS encoding multiprotein bridging factor aMBF1, which encodes MVQCEMCGAETSSPKTIKVEGAKLDVCSNCTDFGTEVKQPSSSSTSTKYSTGSGSSSSSGGNSSGSASSSSSSSGGSSSRQRSDMFDDMDELATDYDDLVRNAREEKGLSQSDLANELNEKASLIRKIERGDTLPSDRVQSKLENFLEVDLNAEGGSSENSEWSGGSSSGSYTLGDVVKRKD
- a CDS encoding CDP-alcohol phosphatidyltransferase family protein, which codes for MTLDKLRPYVSGFLDPFVKGFDRVGMTPDGVSVLAFGMAVLAAAAFALGGRADPIWYVAAATLVFLNGWLDIIDGALAREQQVASAGGDLLDHVLDRYADIVVIAGLAAGIGDYLLGFAAVTGVVMTSYLGTQAQAVGLDRVYGGLVGRADRLAIIGIVGFLAYPLAEASPGGFTVIGWLLIFLAVVGHVTALQRFFHSWSALD
- the tpiA gene encoding triose-phosphate isomerase; translated protein: MFVLVNLKTYPCDPVAVAEAVRDVDESTDARLAVAPQAAHIERVAETGAETWAQHVDPIEHGSNTGHTLAESVVDAGAVGTLINHSEQRLKLADIDGSVRAAERADLETVVCANNAEQIGAAAALGPDAVAVEPPELIGTGTPVSQADPDIVEDAVEAAANVDSEVSVLCGAGISTGDDVVAAGDLGVEGVLLASGVAKADDPQAALEDLVEPL